In Xiphophorus couchianus chromosome 24, X_couchianus-1.0, whole genome shotgun sequence, a single genomic region encodes these proteins:
- the LOC114140306 gene encoding CMRF35-like molecule 5 has translation MRQAFIFYLLSALCGAKTLIQTEGGSITAKCSFTFSGSGKCVCRDPCENGDVLIETEAAEAQKGRYSIRYTEGTFPASSTVLYVNISRLIQSDSGRYWCGLKRRFMTDSRQEFNVNVTNDTNGYILPLVLCVATLFAAAVLLLYKWKTRRESDGSTSRGQSSSNRSNNRRGRNTQFSASKFTNRTPPPDAQQQLYYNL, from the exons atgcgACAAGCTTTCATCTTCTACCTCCTCTCAG CTCTCTGCGGTGCGAAAACACTGATCCAAACCGAAGGAGGAAGCATCACAGCGAAATGCTCCTTTACTTTCTCTGGAAGCGGGAAGTGCGTCTGCAGGGATCCGTGTGAAAACGGAGACGTTCTCATTGAAACCGAAGCCGCGGAGGCTCAAAAAGGCCGGTACAGCATCAGATACACAGAAGGAACCTTTCCTGCTTCTTCCACTGTTCTGTATGTGAACATCTCACGGCTGATCCAGTCCGACTCCGGGCGCTACTGGTGCGGATTAAAAAGGCGTTTCATGACTGATTCACGCCAGGAGTTTAACGTAAATGTCACAAAtg ATACGAACGGCTACATTCTGCCTCTGGTTTTATGTGTCGCCACATTATTTGCTGCAGCTGTGCTGCTTCTCTACAAATGGAAAACAAGGAGGGAATCTGATG GTtcgaccagcagggggcagtcaagcagcaacaggagcaacaatAGGAGAGGGAGAAACACTCAG TTTTCTGCCTCAAAGTTTACAAACCGGACGCCTCCACCTGACGCTCAACAACAACTTTACTATAACCTCTGA